A stretch of the Chloroflexota bacterium genome encodes the following:
- a CDS encoding DUF2283 domain-containing protein, with translation MKVIYDGATDTLTVIFLDTAVAESDEDKPGVILDYDEAGNLVSLEILDASRRVGLPTQIEYKMIPVGASP, from the coding sequence ATGAAAGTGATCTATGATGGCGCGACAGACACCCTGACGGTCATCTTTCTTGACACGGCTGTAGCAGAGAGCGATGAGGACAAGCCGGGGGTAATACTGGACTATGATGAGGCGGGCAACCTGGTATCGCTGGAGATTCTAGATGCCTCGCGGCGGGTGGGGTTGCCGACACAGATTGAGTATAAAATGATACCGGTGGGCGCATCGCCGTAG